One region of Cyanobium sp. M30B3 genomic DNA includes:
- a CDS encoding photosystem II reaction center protein J, which translates to MSGKKSSLPDGRIPDRLPDGRPAVAWRSRWTEGVLPLWLVATAGGMAVIFVVGLFFYGAYTGVGSA; encoded by the coding sequence ATGAGCGGCAAGAAATCCTCCCTGCCTGACGGTCGCATTCCCGACCGGCTGCCCGATGGTCGCCCCGCCGTGGCCTGGCGTTCCCGCTGGACCGAGGGCGTACTTCCCCTCTGGCTGGTGGCCACCGCCGGTGGCATGGCCGTGATCTTCGTGGTGGGCCTGTTCTTCTACGGCGCCTACACCGGCGTGGGTTCCGCCTGA
- a CDS encoding photosystem II reaction center protein L, translated as MQRNPNPNNLPVELNRTSLYLGLLLVFVTGVLFTSYFFN; from the coding sequence CTGCAACGCAATCCGAATCCCAACAACCTGCCGGTCGAGCTGAACCGCACCAGCCTCTACCTGGGCCTGCTGCTGGTGTTCGTCACCGGCGTGCTGTTCACCAGCTACTTCTTCAACTGA
- a CDS encoding cytochrome b559 subunit beta: MTQSPVSTTPRNYPIFTVRWLSVHALGIPTVFFLGALAAMQFIRR, translated from the coding sequence ATGACCCAGTCCCCCGTCTCCACCACGCCGCGCAACTACCCGATCTTCACGGTGCGCTGGCTCTCGGTCCACGCCCTCGGCATCCCCACGGTGTTCTTCCTGGGAGCCCTGGCCGCCATGCAGTTCATTCGTCGCTGA
- the psbE gene encoding cytochrome b559 subunit alpha yields the protein MAAGSTGERPFFEIITSIRYWVIHAVTLPAIFLAGFLFVSTGLAYDAFGTPRPDAYFQANEAKAPVVSQRYEGKSQLDLRLQ from the coding sequence ATGGCTGCCGGCTCAACCGGGGAACGCCCGTTCTTCGAAATCATCACCAGCATTCGCTACTGGGTGATCCATGCGGTCACCCTGCCTGCGATCTTCCTGGCTGGGTTCCTGTTCGTGTCCACCGGCCTGGCCTACGACGCCTTCGGCACGCCTCGCCCCGACGCCTACTTCCAGGCCAACGAAGCCAAGGCTCCGGTTGTGAGCCAGCGCTACGAGGGCAAGAGTCAACTCGATCTGCGCCTGCAATAA
- a CDS encoding photosynthesis system II assembly factor Ycf48, producing the protein MPAPSASRRAGPLGRLLSPLLSLMLVLALGFGLGGCVTTGLASSADSPWQPVPLATKANPLAVAFTDDRHGFLVGSNRLILETDDGGASWAERALDLPEEENFRLISIAFSGQEGWIAGQPGLLLHSTDGGQNWSRLFLDTKLPGEPYLITALGRSSAELATNVGAVYQTSDGGNSWQARLEDAAGAVRELRRSPDGRYVSVSGLGNFFSTWDPGQPTWQLHQRVSSQRLQTIGFQPDGALWMLARGAQLRFNPDRADPDQWSKAIIPITNGYGYLDMAWDPRGTIWTGGGSGTLLSSGDGGQTWRRDPVAEQQPSNFTRIVFTDDGKGFVLGERGSLLRWVG; encoded by the coding sequence TCACGCCGCGCCGGTCCCCTCGGGCGCCTGCTCTCCCCCCTGCTCAGCCTGATGCTCGTGCTGGCCCTGGGCTTCGGCCTGGGGGGCTGCGTCACCACCGGTCTGGCCAGCAGCGCCGACAGCCCCTGGCAGCCCGTGCCCCTGGCCACCAAGGCGAACCCGCTGGCGGTGGCCTTCACCGACGACCGCCATGGCTTTCTGGTGGGCAGCAATCGCCTGATCCTGGAAACCGACGACGGGGGCGCCAGCTGGGCGGAGCGGGCCCTCGACCTGCCGGAGGAGGAGAACTTCCGCCTGATCAGCATTGCCTTCTCCGGCCAGGAGGGCTGGATTGCCGGCCAGCCCGGCCTGCTGCTGCACAGCACCGACGGCGGCCAGAACTGGAGCCGCCTGTTTCTCGACACCAAGCTGCCCGGCGAGCCCTACCTGATCACGGCCCTGGGCCGCTCCAGCGCCGAACTGGCCACGAACGTGGGCGCGGTGTATCAGACCAGCGACGGCGGCAACAGCTGGCAGGCCCGGCTCGAGGACGCCGCCGGCGCCGTGCGCGAGCTGCGCCGCAGCCCGGACGGGCGCTACGTGAGTGTGAGCGGCCTCGGCAATTTCTTTTCCACCTGGGATCCGGGCCAGCCCACCTGGCAACTGCACCAGCGGGTGAGCAGCCAGCGGCTCCAGACCATCGGCTTCCAGCCCGACGGCGCCCTGTGGATGCTGGCCCGCGGCGCCCAGCTGCGCTTCAACCCCGATCGCGCCGATCCCGACCAGTGGAGCAAGGCGATCATCCCGATCACCAACGGCTACGGCTATCTCGACATGGCCTGGGACCCCCGGGGCACGATCTGGACCGGTGGCGGTAGCGGCACCCTGCTCAGCAGCGGCGATGGCGGCCAGACCTGGCGCCGGGATCCGGTGGCTGAGCAGCAGCCGTCCAACTTCACCCGCATCGTGTTCACCGACGACGGCAAGGGCTTCGTGCTCGGCGAACGGGGTTCCCTGCTGCGCTGGGTGGGCTGA